A DNA window from Microcystis aeruginosa NIES-843 contains the following coding sequences:
- a CDS encoding ABC-F family ATP-binding cassette domain-containing protein, giving the protein MLRLERISKIYPTGEVLKDVTWEVKTGDRIGLVGVNGAGKSTQLKIIMGEVEPTAGEIIRPTSLHIGYLTQEFEVDPRRTVREEFWTVFQEANQVHHQLIEIPQRMEKADPEELDRLIHQLDRLQRQFEALDGYGLEARIEKILPEMGFTIDDGDRLVSSFSGGWQMRMSLGKILLQTPDILLLDEPTNHLDLETIEWLEKFLKDLTTPMVIVSHDREFLDRLCTKIVETERGVSTTYLGNYSAYLQQKYEQQSAQLSAYERQQKELEKQQAFVDRFRASATRSTQAKSREKQLEKVEKIEAPIADVRTLKFQFPPAVRSGREVVTIKNLVHIYDDKILFLGANLEIERGDRVAFLGPNGAGKSTLLRLIVGLEPPTEGSIEIGKHNVIPSYFEQNQAEALDLTKTVLNTIHDEVPDWKDVEVRSLLGRFLFSGETVLKKVESLSGGEKARLALAKMLLAPANLLILDEPTNHLDIPAKEMLESALKVYEGTVLIVSHDRYFISQVANKIVEIREGELIAYAGDYHYYLEKLDEEKQKAEQKRIEAEKAAKAAAKRAKQKTKKG; this is encoded by the coding sequence ATGCTACGACTAGAGAGAATTAGTAAGATTTACCCGACGGGAGAAGTGTTAAAAGATGTCACTTGGGAAGTAAAAACTGGCGATCGCATCGGGTTGGTGGGAGTCAATGGGGCCGGAAAATCCACCCAGCTGAAAATTATTATGGGGGAAGTGGAACCCACCGCCGGAGAGATCATCCGTCCTACCAGTCTCCATATCGGCTATCTTACCCAAGAATTTGAAGTGGATCCCCGTCGGACGGTACGGGAGGAATTTTGGACGGTGTTTCAAGAAGCGAATCAAGTCCACCATCAACTAATAGAAATTCCCCAGCGCATGGAAAAAGCTGATCCCGAAGAATTAGATCGCTTAATTCATCAATTGGATCGCCTACAAAGACAATTTGAAGCGTTAGATGGTTACGGATTAGAAGCGCGCATCGAGAAAATTTTACCAGAAATGGGCTTTACTATTGATGACGGCGATCGCTTAGTCAGTTCCTTTAGTGGGGGTTGGCAAATGCGGATGAGTTTAGGTAAAATTCTCCTGCAAACTCCCGATATTTTACTCCTCGATGAACCGACTAACCATTTAGACTTAGAAACCATTGAATGGTTAGAAAAATTCCTCAAGGATTTAACCACTCCCATGGTCATAGTTTCCCACGACCGGGAATTTCTCGATCGTCTCTGTACCAAAATTGTCGAAACTGAAAGGGGAGTTTCTACCACTTATTTAGGTAATTATTCTGCCTACCTACAGCAAAAATACGAACAACAATCTGCTCAGTTAAGTGCCTACGAACGTCAGCAAAAAGAACTAGAAAAACAGCAAGCTTTCGTGGATCGGTTCCGGGCAAGTGCCACCCGCAGTACCCAAGCAAAAAGCCGGGAAAAACAATTAGAAAAGGTAGAAAAAATTGAAGCCCCAATTGCCGATGTGCGTACCTTAAAATTCCAGTTTCCTCCAGCAGTGCGTAGTGGTCGGGAAGTGGTAACTATTAAAAATCTTGTTCACATTTACGATGATAAAATTCTCTTTTTGGGAGCAAATCTGGAAATAGAAAGGGGCGATCGAGTGGCTTTTTTAGGCCCAAATGGTGCAGGAAAATCCACGCTTTTACGTTTAATTGTTGGGTTAGAACCCCCCACAGAAGGCTCGATCGAAATCGGTAAACATAACGTTATTCCTAGTTATTTTGAGCAGAACCAAGCGGAAGCTTTAGACCTAACTAAAACTGTTTTAAATACTATTCATGATGAAGTTCCCGATTGGAAAGATGTGGAAGTTCGCAGTCTTTTAGGGCGATTTTTATTCAGTGGGGAAACGGTATTAAAAAAAGTAGAATCTTTGAGTGGTGGCGAAAAAGCGCGTCTTGCTTTAGCCAAAATGTTACTTGCTCCCGCTAACTTATTAATTCTCGATGAACCCACTAATCACCTCGATATTCCCGCCAAGGAAATGTTAGAATCGGCTTTAAAAGTTTATGAAGGCACGGTTTTAATTGTTTCCCATGATCGTTATTTTATCTCCCAAGTAGCTAACAAAATTGTCGAGATTCGGGAGGGCGAATTAATTGCCTACGCAGGAGATTATCACTATTATCTAGAAAAACTAGACGAAGAAAAACAAAAAGCCGAACAAAAACGCATTGAAGCAGAAAAAGCGGCCAAAGCTGCTGCTAAACGGGCTAAACAAAAGACCAAAAAAGGTTAG
- a CDS encoding peroxiredoxin, translating to MAAIKVGDRVPNFSLPSQTGATVNVSDLIGKKSLVIYFYPKDDTPGCTAESCAFRDSYEVFTDAGAEVIGISADSPQSHQQFAQKYNLPFTLLSDSDNRVRKLFGVPSTLFVLPGRVTYIIDQEGIVRHIFDSMLDFKAHVTESLNTIKSF from the coding sequence ATGGCAGCTATAAAAGTAGGCGATCGAGTTCCCAATTTTTCTCTCCCTTCCCAAACAGGGGCAACGGTTAATGTCAGCGATTTAATCGGTAAAAAATCCCTGGTAATTTATTTCTATCCCAAAGATGACACTCCGGGTTGTACCGCAGAATCCTGCGCTTTCCGCGATAGTTACGAAGTGTTTACCGATGCGGGTGCGGAAGTTATTGGTATTAGTGCCGATAGTCCCCAATCTCATCAACAATTTGCCCAAAAATATAATCTTCCCTTCACCCTTTTAAGTGATAGCGATAACCGAGTGCGGAAATTATTCGGTGTTCCCTCTACCTTATTCGTCCTCCCCGGACGAGTTACCTATATCATTGATCAAGAGGGAATCGTCAGACATATTTTCGATTCTATGTTAGATTTTAAAGCTCACGTTACCGAATCTTTGAACACGATTAAATCTTTTTAG
- a CDS encoding glycosyltransferase encodes MNKIAFFLSDLDGGGAERVILNLANGFAQQGEFVDLVLARKEGLYLGQIDPGVNTIDLKAKSLFRSIPSLVKYLQNQRPQAMISALEDTNIVALMAKILARKKISVFVTVHNNLSQEIRHAQQWKRKIVPYFLRWIYPFAYRVVCVSQGVAQDLVKFGIQPRQIRVIYNPIVTPELIVKLQENLEHPWFLLGQPPVILGVGRLNHQKDFPTLIRAFALVRRVQPARLLILGEGETRSELISLIKELNLDTDVQLEGFVENPFAYMKKAQVLVLSSAWEGFGNVLVEAMAAGIAVVSTDCPSGPEEILDKGKYGSLVAIADSAAMAAAILNTLKNNVDPSWLKNRAEEFSLEKILDQYRLLIEKKL; translated from the coding sequence ATGAACAAAATAGCGTTTTTTCTCAGTGATTTAGATGGCGGTGGGGCCGAACGAGTTATACTTAACTTGGCTAATGGTTTTGCCCAACAGGGAGAATTTGTTGATCTAGTTTTAGCTCGAAAAGAAGGTTTATACTTAGGACAGATTGACCCCGGGGTGAATACTATAGATTTAAAAGCCAAAAGTCTGTTTAGGAGTATCCCCTCCCTAGTCAAATATCTACAAAATCAACGTCCACAAGCCATGATATCAGCCCTAGAAGATACCAATATTGTTGCTCTTATGGCTAAAATCCTAGCAAGGAAAAAAATATCTGTCTTTGTGACAGTACATAATAACTTATCTCAAGAAATACGCCATGCTCAACAGTGGAAGCGCAAAATAGTTCCCTATTTTTTGCGATGGATTTATCCCTTTGCTTACCGAGTGGTTTGTGTTTCCCAAGGAGTGGCTCAAGATTTAGTTAAATTTGGCATCCAACCACGACAAATCCGAGTAATTTATAATCCGATTGTTACCCCAGAATTAATCGTCAAACTGCAAGAAAACCTAGAACATCCTTGGTTTTTACTTGGTCAGCCGCCAGTAATTTTAGGAGTGGGAAGACTCAATCATCAAAAAGATTTTCCTACCCTAATTCGGGCTTTTGCTTTAGTTCGACGAGTGCAACCCGCTAGATTATTAATACTAGGAGAAGGAGAGACCCGCAGCGAACTTATATCGTTGATTAAAGAACTAAATTTAGATACAGACGTACAATTAGAGGGATTTGTCGAAAATCCTTTTGCTTATATGAAAAAGGCACAGGTTTTAGTATTATCCTCCGCTTGGGAGGGTTTTGGTAATGTTTTGGTAGAGGCAATGGCTGCTGGCATTGCAGTGGTATCGACGGATTGCCCTAGCGGACCAGAGGAAATTTTAGATAAAGGAAAATACGGTTCCCTAGTGGCGATCGCTGATTCAGCAGCTATGGCAGCGGCAATTCTTAATACCTTGAAAAATAACGTCGATCCGAGTTGGCTAAAAAATAGAGCCGAGGAGTTTTCTTTAGAAAAAATCCTGGATCAATACCGTTTACTAATAGAGAAAAAACTTTAG
- a CDS encoding serine O-acetyltransferase codes for MKKLQSFQLILAAIQADLDRYVVTDNLSWLEVVLTKRGFWATLQYRVSRWIHFHFHFPILRSLLKAICLIWRLILEMITGIELPNRAEIGQGLFIPHAHGIIVHCDVQIGEYCNLSQEVTIGVAGRGEKAGVPKIGDRVYIAPGAKIFGSIIIGDNVAIGANAVVTKDLPDQAVAVGIPAKVISYQGSEDFILYRETPKNSQKVFPTSFQDRP; via the coding sequence ATGAAAAAATTGCAGTCTTTTCAACTGATTTTAGCAGCGATTCAAGCAGATCTTGATCGCTATGTTGTTACCGACAATTTGTCTTGGCTAGAAGTGGTTTTAACCAAAAGAGGTTTTTGGGCGACCTTGCAATATCGTGTCAGTCGTTGGATTCATTTTCATTTCCATTTTCCTATTCTCCGGAGTCTCCTAAAAGCTATTTGCCTCATTTGGCGTTTAATCCTTGAAATGATTACTGGCATAGAATTACCTAACCGGGCTGAAATTGGTCAGGGTTTGTTTATACCCCACGCTCACGGCATTATTGTTCACTGCGATGTTCAAATTGGCGAATACTGTAATTTAAGCCAAGAAGTGACTATTGGTGTGGCTGGCCGGGGAGAAAAAGCGGGAGTGCCTAAAATTGGGGATCGTGTATATATTGCCCCTGGTGCGAAAATTTTTGGATCGATTATTATTGGTGATAATGTAGCCATCGGTGCTAATGCAGTAGTTACAAAAGATTTACCCGATCAGGCGGTGGCGGTGGGTATCCCCGCTAAAGTTATTAGTTATCAAGGTTCAGAAGATTTTATTCTCTATCGAGAAACCCCAAAAAATTCTCAGAAAGTTTTCCCAACCTCTTTTCAAGATCGACCCTAG
- a CDS encoding chloride channel protein has translation MLNNKLQLLLTRVGPWAVGGLLGGLIGSLAAVLLTEAIKQTLRIASDLDKVWLLLLPLVGVTLAVLVLFGLGRGQPVQTLAPRGATSSGRWGSLMDWYSFPHDIARADLTGDVVNASGAEERFPWNLAPLRALAILSTVGLGAPMGTESPAAHIGVATGTWLGSINPALGQLVRPLAIGGGAASVSALMGIPLVGSFFMFELSQRRQVPITPERAAAMLAGGLVGWGVNAAFKLQLIRLVVPQVAPTDFWDAVGATLLIGVIAGTITALTGEAIYWARGLRDRPATRLLIGGLVMLFLAIVIGQVATPAAAFGPGGAAIVWAENIKTTPYHLLAVALLRAAATTAAVLAGGCGGVFVPFLAIGDLSGRVFATTFEISGDLAGAAGAAAGIAGGYRLPLTAMAMVLGVGGPGAAQLTCLATVVVAALSGLVAARAANQLSSSLRAMFR, from the coding sequence ATGCTAAATAACAAACTACAACTTCTGTTAACCAGGGTAGGCCCATGGGCTGTTGGCGGCCTGCTCGGCGGTTTGATCGGCTCTCTGGCCGCGGTACTACTGACTGAGGCAATTAAGCAAACCCTCAGGATTGCCTCTGACCTAGACAAAGTCTGGCTACTGCTGCTGCCTCTGGTGGGCGTTACCTTAGCAGTGCTAGTCCTGTTTGGACTGGGTAGGGGGCAACCCGTGCAGACCTTAGCTCCCCGGGGGGCAACTTCCTCTGGTCGCTGGGGTTCTCTCATGGACTGGTACTCTTTCCCCCATGACATTGCTCGCGCCGACCTGACCGGTGACGTGGTGAACGCATCCGGCGCGGAAGAGCGGTTCCCTTGGAATCTAGCCCCCTTGCGCGCCCTGGCCATCCTCTCCACCGTTGGACTGGGTGCGCCCATGGGAACAGAATCACCGGCAGCTCATATTGGCGTGGCGACGGGAACCTGGTTAGGTAGCATAAATCCAGCCCTAGGTCAACTGGTGCGGCCCCTGGCCATCGGTGGCGGTGCGGCCAGTGTTTCTGCTCTGATGGGAATCCCTCTGGTGGGCAGCTTTTTTATGTTTGAGTTGAGTCAGCGACGCCAGGTTCCGATCACCCCGGAGCGGGCAGCGGCGATGTTAGCCGGGGGACTGGTGGGATGGGGAGTCAACGCTGCCTTTAAGCTGCAACTGATCCGGCTGGTCGTGCCGCAGGTTGCCCCGACTGACTTCTGGGATGCGGTGGGTGCCACTTTGTTGATCGGAGTGATCGCCGGCACGATTACAGCCCTCACTGGTGAGGCGATCTACTGGGCCAGAGGCTTGCGGGACAGGCCCGCCACTCGTCTCCTGATCGGTGGCCTGGTGATGCTATTCTTGGCGATCGTGATCGGACAGGTGGCGACCCCCGCAGCGGCTTTTGGACCGGGGGGAGCCGCTATCGTCTGGGCCGAAAACATTAAAACAACTCCTTACCATCTGTTAGCGGTAGCTCTGCTCCGGGCCGCGGCCACCACCGCTGCCGTTTTAGCCGGGGGCTGTGGCGGCGTGTTTGTCCCTTTTCTGGCGATCGGCGACCTCAGTGGCCGGGTGTTCGCCACCACCTTTGAGATTTCGGGGGATCTGGCGGGTGCGGCGGGGGCAGCGGCCGGTATTGCTGGTGGCTATCGCCTACCTCTGACCGCCATGGCGATGGTACTGGGGGTGGGTGGCCCGGGGGCAGCCCAGCTAACCTGCCTTGCCACAGTGGTGGTCGCCGCCCTTTCGGGATTGGTGGCCGCACGGGCAGCCAATCAACTCTCCAGTTCCCTGCGCGCAATGTTCCGCTAG
- a CDS encoding oligosaccharide flippase family protein gives MSLRAKVMRGGAYLAGRQGLGMVLSIISVFLVTRLIGPENYGLFVSAFGVFSYLQRIFQLGINFYLIREINPEEEPHNYHQGFTLMLLLGILGLILGIITIPLLAQWIKIGNFSALAISLFFSLPFVLCFQIPLAKLERELNYKKVAMIELLNQCLYVLVSVYFAFQGAGAWALVAAWWAQTLQSVVLFFWCSGYRPRLFWNLALVKDMLGYGITLSAAQWIFFLRDLVNPLLVGRFGGAEAVGFVALAIRLVEVLSFVKHATWRISMAALAKIQDNPPKLRWAITEGMSLQVLALGPILDVVAWTLPLIIGLAFGERWRVALQVYPFIAWAYLTNSLFNLHSSTLYVLRKNTYVALFHLLHVALFAGGAWLLLPKLGIVGYGWAEVIALPAYGLIHLFITKIIGSPDYRLALLWWAACSLPLFVQQLGMWTGFGLIFVILLPITRQQIRSYWHSFQHSS, from the coding sequence ATGAGCTTAAGAGCAAAAGTGATGCGTGGGGGAGCTTATCTAGCAGGACGGCAAGGTCTAGGTATGGTCTTAAGTATTATCAGTGTCTTCTTAGTTACCCGTCTAATCGGTCCAGAAAATTATGGATTATTTGTATCGGCATTTGGAGTTTTTTCCTATCTGCAACGGATTTTTCAGCTAGGAATTAATTTTTATCTAATTCGAGAGATTAATCCAGAAGAAGAACCGCATAATTATCATCAGGGATTTACCCTCATGCTTCTACTAGGTATTCTTGGTTTAATACTAGGAATTATTACCATTCCTTTGCTGGCACAATGGATTAAGATAGGCAATTTTTCAGCCCTTGCCATATCCCTATTTTTTAGTTTACCTTTTGTCCTCTGTTTTCAAATTCCCTTAGCTAAATTAGAAAGAGAATTAAACTATAAAAAAGTTGCCATGATTGAATTGCTCAATCAATGCCTCTACGTTTTAGTAAGCGTTTATTTCGCCTTCCAGGGAGCGGGAGCATGGGCATTAGTAGCGGCTTGGTGGGCGCAAACTCTCCAGTCAGTGGTGCTGTTTTTCTGGTGTTCCGGTTATCGTCCTCGATTATTCTGGAATCTCGCTTTAGTCAAAGATATGTTAGGCTACGGCATAACTTTGTCCGCAGCCCAGTGGATTTTCTTTTTGCGAGACCTAGTTAATCCCCTGCTGGTGGGACGTTTTGGCGGAGCAGAAGCCGTCGGTTTTGTTGCCTTAGCCATTCGTTTAGTTGAAGTTCTCAGTTTTGTTAAACACGCAACTTGGCGTATTTCCATGGCCGCCTTAGCCAAAATTCAAGATAACCCGCCCAAGCTACGCTGGGCAATTACCGAGGGTATGAGCCTACAAGTCCTCGCTCTCGGCCCGATTTTGGATGTAGTCGCATGGACTTTACCTTTGATTATCGGTTTGGCTTTTGGGGAACGCTGGCGCGTCGCCCTACAGGTATATCCCTTTATTGCCTGGGCTTATTTGACTAATTCCCTCTTTAATCTCCATTCTTCCACACTCTACGTTCTCAGAAAAAATACCTATGTGGCTTTATTTCACCTTCTCCACGTCGCCCTTTTTGCAGGAGGAGCTTGGTTACTGTTGCCAAAATTAGGTATTGTTGGCTATGGATGGGCAGAAGTTATCGCCCTTCCCGCTTATGGTCTGATTCACCTTTTTATTACTAAAATCATTGGCAGCCCCGATTATCGTTTAGCCCTCCTCTGGTGGGCGGCCTGTTCTCTTCCCTTATTTGTTCAACAATTGGGTATGTGGACGGGTTTCGGTCTAATTTTTGTGATCCTACTGCCGATAACACGCCAACAAATTCGCAGTTATTGGCATAGTTTTCAACATTCTTCCTGA
- a CDS encoding glycosyltransferase family 2 protein yields the protein MINPNQSPLVSILINNYNYAGFLPAAISSSLEQTYPHLEIIVVDDGSQDRSRQVIEEYGQQIIPIFKVNGGQASAFNQGFAASSGEIICFLDADDLFSLNKVEKVVEIFQDYPDIGWCFHSLQMFTDKTAAPDHATPKSVNSGVYDLRNCLSQGKLRGKMPFEGTATSGICFRRSFLEQLLPMPEEIRITSDDYLKYAAFALTPGYILLEKLAQQRIHANNAYTLRKNQKSLRGKINILTAFWLKSNFPQMSKFTNNIFTLGYSFYNREDNGDPHLKLLIHKYFCSLTIGEKIEVQIRRIYYCLKSKINPLFQP from the coding sequence ATGATTAACCCCAATCAGTCGCCCCTAGTCAGCATTTTAATCAATAACTATAACTATGCTGGTTTTTTACCGGCAGCGATTTCTAGTTCCCTAGAACAAACCTATCCCCATCTGGAGATAATTGTGGTAGATGACGGTTCCCAGGATCGTTCTCGTCAGGTGATAGAAGAATACGGTCAGCAAATTATCCCCATATTCAAAGTTAATGGTGGTCAAGCTTCCGCTTTTAATCAGGGTTTTGCTGCTAGTAGCGGAGAAATTATCTGTTTTTTGGATGCAGACGATTTATTTAGTCTTAATAAAGTTGAAAAGGTCGTAGAGATTTTTCAGGACTATCCCGATATTGGTTGGTGTTTTCACTCCTTGCAGATGTTTACAGATAAAACTGCTGCCCCAGACCATGCTACCCCAAAATCAGTCAATTCAGGAGTTTATGATTTAAGAAATTGCTTGTCCCAGGGAAAACTGCGAGGAAAAATGCCCTTTGAGGGTACAGCCACCTCTGGCATCTGTTTTCGCCGCTCTTTTTTAGAGCAGTTATTACCCATGCCCGAAGAAATTAGAATTACTAGCGATGATTACTTAAAATACGCCGCTTTTGCCCTAACTCCGGGCTATATTCTCCTAGAAAAACTTGCCCAACAAAGAATCCATGCTAACAACGCTTATACTTTACGAAAAAACCAAAAATCTTTACGGGGTAAAATTAATATCTTAACTGCCTTTTGGCTTAAAAGTAATTTTCCGCAAATGTCGAAATTTACTAACAATATTTTTACTCTCGGCTATAGCTTCTATAATCGAGAAGATAATGGCGACCCGCACCTAAAACTTCTCATTCACAAGTATTTCTGTTCTCTTACCATAGGAGAAAAAATAGAAGTCCAGATCAGAAGAATTTATTATTGTTTGAAATCAAAGATTAATCCTCTTTTTCAACCATGA
- a CDS encoding CocE/NonD family hydrolase has translation MFNPYPIKKETASLITRDGISLVADIYRPDSRESLPILLMRQPYGKAIASTVVYAHPSWYARQGYIVVIQDVRGRGNSTGNFNLFAHEIRDGLETIEWVLTIPNNTGVVGMYGFSYQGMTQLYAATNGHAALKTICPAMIAHDLYRDWGYENEAFNLQYNLAWAIQLAAETARLKGDETAYQKLWVASRNLPLFDPIAASPQILQDLAADSFYHEWITRYLPDEYWQKLSPQNLLKNIDLPMLHIGGWFDPHLRGTLGLYQEMQARSIYPQQLIIGAWTHLPWGRKVGEIDYGQQAISPVDKMQLQWFDYFLKGQEVELFENPPMYLFQMGSNQWRYLEKFPRENQQIYYLASQGLANLREDEGKLSAILLEPAIEDTIVHDPWRPVPSLGGHSALPGGIFDRTMLDCRSDVITYTSPPLEKDLTILGSPRLDCYCQADAVSFDICAVVSQVTPDGRVFNITQGYKRVNNPESPLNIALQATFITIPQGHSLRLSLSASCFPAHPVNAGTGSYPHASRAINFSVITIKVFCQGNFPAKLLLPLVGES, from the coding sequence ATGTTTAATCCCTACCCCATAAAAAAAGAAACGGCTAGTTTAATCACCAGAGATGGAATTAGTTTAGTTGCCGATATTTATCGTCCCGATAGTAGGGAATCTTTGCCCATTTTACTAATGCGACAACCCTACGGAAAAGCGATCGCTTCTACGGTGGTTTATGCCCATCCTAGCTGGTATGCACGTCAGGGTTATATTGTGGTAATTCAGGATGTCCGGGGACGGGGAAACTCGACGGGAAATTTTAATTTATTTGCCCATGAAATTAGGGACGGATTAGAAACCATTGAATGGGTTTTAACTATTCCTAATAATACGGGTGTGGTGGGAATGTATGGTTTTTCCTATCAGGGAATGACTCAATTATACGCCGCTACTAATGGTCATGCTGCTTTAAAAACTATTTGCCCAGCAATGATCGCTCACGATTTATATCGAGATTGGGGCTATGAAAACGAAGCATTTAATTTACAATATAATCTCGCTTGGGCAATACAATTAGCGGCGGAAACAGCTAGATTAAAAGGGGACGAAACTGCCTATCAAAAACTCTGGGTAGCTTCCCGAAATTTACCCCTTTTTGATCCTATTGCTGCCTCTCCCCAAATTCTGCAAGATTTAGCCGCCGATTCTTTTTATCACGAGTGGATTACTCGTTATCTTCCCGATGAATATTGGCAAAAATTATCCCCGCAAAACCTTTTAAAAAATATCGATTTACCGATGTTACATATCGGGGGTTGGTTCGATCCTCATCTCCGGGGAACTTTGGGTTTATACCAAGAAATGCAAGCGCGTTCTATCTATCCCCAACAGCTAATTATTGGTGCTTGGACTCATCTACCCTGGGGGAGAAAAGTAGGAGAGATAGATTATGGTCAACAGGCAATTAGTCCCGTGGATAAAATGCAGCTGCAATGGTTTGATTATTTCTTAAAAGGTCAGGAAGTGGAGTTATTTGAAAATCCTCCTATGTATCTATTTCAAATGGGGTCTAATCAATGGCGATATCTGGAAAAGTTTCCCAGAGAAAATCAGCAAATTTATTATCTTGCTAGTCAAGGTTTAGCCAATCTGCGCGAGGATGAGGGGAAATTAAGCGCGATTTTGTTAGAACCTGCGATCGAGGATACCATCGTTCACGATCCTTGGCGACCGGTCCCATCTTTAGGAGGTCATAGCGCCCTACCGGGGGGAATATTCGACCGCACTATGCTAGACTGTCGCAGTGATGTGATTACCTACACTTCTCCCCCCCTAGAGAAAGATTTAACGATTTTGGGTAGTCCCCGTCTGGATTGTTATTGTCAAGCAGATGCGGTTAGTTTCGATATCTGCGCGGTGGTTTCTCAAGTTACCCCCGATGGTCGGGTTTTTAATATCACTCAGGGTTATAAACGGGTAAATAATCCCGAATCGCCCCTAAATATTGCCCTACAGGCCACTTTTATCACTATTCCTCAAGGTCATAGCTTGCGTTTAAGTCTGAGTGCCTCTTGCTTTCCTGCACATCCCGTCAATGCGGGGACCGGCAGCTATCCCCACGCAAGTCGAGCGATCAATTTTTCTGTTATCACAATTAAGGTTTTTTGTCAAGGAAATTTTCCCGCAAAATTGCTATTACCTTTAGTCGGGGAAAGCTAA
- a CDS encoding O-antigen ligase family protein encodes MIRIPPLLEKFITIFSLIFYTRLFSFESLFVHSEGELAVSSPDYTPLDPLLSLMQHGIAFVVLVLMALRWQHTIGFFGRNPFLWLLIILVLISANWSNFPEITQRRSFAFLETCLFALYFASRYAIKEQLRLTAYALGITAIISFFFSLAFPSSALESGVHAGSWRGPFLHKNLFARLMTLICLVNLLVTPVNRREGYLFLAFCCLSFGMIGLSTSKSALFIGIILFILMQIYQTISWQDYIRIPLWLTGLLLAGSLFLWIGMNLEDIITASGRDLTLSGRTIIWSAVLDKIQERPWLGYGYVGFWYGLKGPSSYVQKAYGTTYIPPHSHNGFLELAIAFGLVGTILFIMSFLLVIRRTIISAIYQSHHEGLWPLMYLSFLILYNQTESTLLEHNSIFWLLYMSLALSPFLPQHNAQLNYEQNSVFSQ; translated from the coding sequence ATGATCAGAATCCCCCCACTACTGGAAAAGTTTATAACTATTTTTAGTCTAATTTTTTACACACGACTATTTTCTTTTGAAAGCTTATTTGTCCATTCCGAGGGGGAATTAGCCGTCAGTTCTCCTGACTATACTCCCTTAGATCCACTTCTCTCTTTAATGCAGCATGGAATCGCTTTTGTGGTTTTGGTGCTAATGGCTCTCCGTTGGCAACATACCATCGGATTTTTTGGCCGTAATCCCTTTCTTTGGTTACTAATTATTCTGGTACTAATTTCCGCTAACTGGTCGAATTTTCCTGAGATTACCCAAAGACGTTCCTTCGCTTTTTTAGAAACTTGTCTATTTGCCTTATATTTTGCCTCGCGCTACGCAATTAAAGAACAACTAAGACTAACAGCTTATGCTTTAGGCATCACTGCTATTATTAGTTTTTTCTTCAGCCTTGCCTTCCCCTCTAGTGCTTTAGAATCGGGAGTCCATGCTGGCTCATGGAGGGGTCCTTTTCTCCATAAAAATCTCTTTGCTCGTTTAATGACCTTAATTTGTCTAGTTAACCTACTGGTCACACCAGTTAATCGGAGAGAAGGCTATCTATTTTTAGCCTTTTGCTGTCTCTCTTTTGGAATGATTGGACTTAGCACTTCTAAAAGCGCTCTTTTTATCGGTATAATCCTATTCATACTAATGCAAATTTACCAAACTATTTCTTGGCAAGATTATATCAGAATTCCCCTCTGGTTAACTGGGCTTTTACTGGCAGGTTCTTTATTTCTTTGGATCGGGATGAATTTAGAAGATATTATTACTGCTTCTGGTCGAGATTTAACCCTATCAGGAAGAACTATTATTTGGTCTGCTGTTCTTGATAAAATCCAAGAAAGACCTTGGCTAGGTTATGGATATGTAGGGTTTTGGTATGGATTAAAAGGACCTTCTTCCTATGTACAGAAAGCCTACGGTACTACCTATATACCTCCCCACTCTCATAATGGCTTCCTCGAACTAGCTATTGCTTTCGGATTAGTGGGAACTATCCTATTTATTATGAGTTTTTTATTAGTTATAAGACGCACAATTATCTCTGCTATTTATCAATCCCATCACGAGGGTTTATGGCCGTTGATGTACTTATCATTTCTGATACTATATAATCAAACTGAGTCCACTTTACTCGAACATAACTCCATTTTTTGGTTGTTGTATATGTCCCTAGCTCTATCTCCTTTTTTACCTCAGCATAATGCTCAATTAAACTATGAACAAAATAGCGTTTTTTCTCAGTGA